One stretch of Aeromicrobium fastidiosum DNA includes these proteins:
- a CDS encoding DUF58 domain-containing protein yields MADQRRGAVRRVVRSVVITRRGIGFVAAAVVTFAGAPLLSLPVLLYVTGLLLAMVVLSTVFVLVGHSQVRIERSFTPQVVAPGTTSRATVRVTNLSVLPCLEARWDDHLPPGVSGVHTGILPALGGGRGPESRATFSYELQGVRRGRHDVGPLQVDVHDPFGLVYRRHTFGTAEPLTVLPRRVELPPITPRGASDDGATRPSPQNAGLGDDDVIARSYLPGDALKRIHWKATARRAELMVRQEEQQVTPRAAVVLDTEPASQGTARDRKDAWEYSPAFEWAVVAAASITAHLVRAGYVVALQSNGTSLDRVVAEDQDTLEDAMVDLATTDPDPLDRIGRHDAEGATFVVLGRLTVERAEHWVATLSTSRAILALVSRGTSAAALDVLDGARWNVVAWSPGDDHADAWTLFDGETAHVAR; encoded by the coding sequence ATGGCTGACCAGCGCAGGGGGGCCGTCCGACGTGTCGTGCGGTCGGTCGTCATCACCCGACGCGGCATCGGGTTCGTCGCCGCGGCAGTAGTGACGTTCGCCGGAGCGCCGCTGCTCTCGCTCCCGGTGCTGCTCTATGTCACGGGCCTCCTGCTGGCGATGGTCGTGCTGTCGACGGTGTTCGTGCTGGTCGGGCACTCGCAGGTGCGCATCGAGCGATCGTTCACGCCGCAGGTCGTCGCTCCAGGGACCACGTCACGTGCGACGGTGCGCGTCACCAACCTGTCGGTGCTGCCGTGCCTCGAGGCGCGCTGGGACGATCACCTGCCGCCCGGGGTCTCGGGCGTGCACACGGGCATCCTGCCGGCGCTGGGCGGCGGGCGCGGACCCGAGTCGAGGGCGACGTTCTCGTACGAGCTGCAGGGTGTGCGCCGTGGACGCCACGACGTCGGCCCGCTGCAGGTCGACGTGCACGACCCCTTCGGGCTGGTCTACCGGCGGCACACCTTCGGCACGGCCGAGCCGCTGACCGTCCTGCCTCGCCGCGTCGAGCTGCCGCCGATCACCCCCCGTGGGGCCAGCGACGACGGCGCCACCCGTCCGTCGCCGCAGAACGCCGGGCTCGGCGACGACGACGTCATCGCCCGCTCCTACCTGCCGGGCGACGCGCTCAAGCGCATCCACTGGAAGGCCACGGCGCGCAGGGCCGAGCTGATGGTGAGGCAGGAGGAGCAGCAGGTGACGCCCCGCGCGGCCGTGGTGCTCGACACCGAGCCGGCCAGCCAGGGGACGGCCCGCGACCGCAAGGACGCATGGGAGTACTCGCCGGCGTTCGAGTGGGCCGTGGTCGCCGCAGCGTCCATCACGGCTCACCTGGTGCGCGCCGGCTACGTCGTCGCCCTGCAGTCGAACGGCACGTCCCTCGACCGCGTCGTCGCGGAGGATCAGGACACGCTCGAGGACGCGATGGTCGACCTCGCCACGACCGACCCCGACCCGCTCGACCGCATCGGCCGCCACGACGCCGAGGGAGCGACGTTCGTGGTGCTCGGACGCCTCACCGTCGAGCGCGCCGAGCACTGGGTCGCGACGCTGTCGACGTCGCGGGCGATCCTCGCGCTGGTCTCGCGCGGCACGTCGGCGGCTGCGCTCGACGTGCTCGACGGTGCTCGCTGGAACGTCGTCGCGTGGTCGCCGGGTGACGACCACGCCGACGCATGGACGCTGTTCGACGGGGAGACGGCCCATGTCGCGCGCTGA
- a CDS encoding AAA family ATPase: MEFETVARAILDNIEKVIDGKPEAAEAALVVLLAEGHLLIEDVPGVGKTVLAKALARSVSCSVRRIQFTPDLLPSDITGVSVYDQVAREFEFKPGAVFANIVIGDEINRASPKTQSALLEAMEERQVTVDGTTYPLAMPFSVVATQNPFEMEGTYALPEAQRDRFMARISMGYPDAAAELAMVQQREAHNPFDGLSAVATIDDISAMIAMARAIHVSSAVEQYVVDIVQATRTDSELRLGASPRATLQLIRAAKARAAVHGRDFVLPDDVDALVQVVLPHRLIPMRGVSSVDDVVARIVAETPVPAGAVQHR; the protein is encoded by the coding sequence ATGGAGTTCGAGACCGTAGCGCGGGCCATCCTCGACAACATCGAGAAGGTCATCGACGGCAAGCCCGAGGCCGCCGAGGCAGCGCTGGTCGTCCTCCTCGCCGAGGGGCACCTGCTGATCGAGGACGTCCCCGGCGTCGGCAAGACCGTGCTGGCCAAGGCGCTCGCCCGGTCGGTCAGCTGCTCCGTGCGCCGCATCCAGTTCACCCCCGACCTCCTGCCGTCCGACATCACGGGCGTGTCGGTCTACGACCAGGTCGCCCGCGAGTTCGAGTTCAAGCCGGGGGCCGTCTTCGCCAACATCGTGATCGGCGACGAGATCAACCGCGCCTCGCCCAAGACCCAGTCCGCGCTGCTCGAGGCGATGGAGGAGCGGCAGGTCACGGTCGACGGCACCACCTACCCGCTCGCGATGCCGTTCTCGGTCGTCGCGACGCAGAATCCCTTCGAGATGGAGGGCACGTACGCCCTCCCCGAGGCGCAGCGCGACCGCTTCATGGCCCGCATCTCGATGGGCTACCCCGATGCCGCCGCCGAGCTGGCCATGGTGCAGCAGCGCGAGGCGCACAACCCGTTCGACGGGCTGTCGGCGGTCGCCACGATCGACGACATCTCCGCGATGATCGCGATGGCGCGCGCCATCCACGTGTCGTCGGCGGTCGAGCAGTACGTCGTCGACATCGTGCAGGCCACGCGCACCGACTCCGAGCTGAGGCTCGGCGCGAGTCCCCGAGCGACACTGCAGCTCATCCGTGCCGCCAAGGCACGTGCCGCGGTGCACGGGCGCGACTTCGTGCTGCCCGACGACGTCGACGCGCTGGTGCAGGTCGTGCTGCCGCACCGGCTCATCCCGATGCGTGGCGTCTCGTCGGTCGACGACGTCGTGGCCCGCATCGTGGCCGAGACCCCGGTGCCTGCCGGGGCCGTCCAGCACCGCTGA
- a CDS encoding flavodoxin family protein — translation MARLLVVHHSPTPNLRAILDAVVAGARHEDIEDVDVVVTEALSTTLDDVLAADGYVIGTSANIGYLSGAVKHFFDVTFDTASEATRGRPFSYWVHGRSDTSGAERAMESITTGLGWHKVVDPLCFLGPPDDAHLAAASELGATVAATLMS, via the coding sequence ATGGCACGTCTGCTGGTCGTCCACCACTCCCCCACCCCGAACCTGCGGGCGATCCTCGACGCCGTCGTCGCCGGAGCCCGTCACGAGGACATCGAGGACGTTGATGTGGTCGTCACGGAGGCGCTGTCGACCACTCTGGACGACGTGCTGGCGGCCGACGGCTACGTCATCGGCACGTCGGCGAACATCGGATATCTCAGTGGCGCGGTCAAGCACTTCTTCGACGTCACGTTCGACACGGCCAGCGAGGCGACCCGCGGACGTCCGTTCTCCTACTGGGTGCACGGCCGCAGCGACACGAGCGGTGCTGAGCGGGCCATGGAGTCGATCACGACGGGCCTCGGGTGGCACAAGGTCGTCGACCCGTTGTGCTTCCTCGGCCCGCCGGACGACGCTCACCTCGCTGCCGCATCCGAGCTGGGTGCGACGGTCGCCGCCACGCTGATGTCGTGA
- a CDS encoding Imm51 family immunity protein — translation MTDRDLFRLSTGDEPSLTLDCGSTPVDDLVLIRDTEPNGYFWEGVLTFIDPKLANSLELDSEAGVFCAYGDRPLLSQAQLSLEPYVMDTERMSALLDRADAEGIHLEGLADPTPAERPGLLSRLFRRHD, via the coding sequence ATGACTGATCGTGACCTCTTTCGCCTGAGCACGGGTGACGAGCCGTCCCTGACGCTCGACTGCGGCTCCACACCGGTCGATGACCTCGTGTTGATCCGCGACACCGAGCCCAACGGCTACTTCTGGGAAGGGGTGTTGACCTTCATCGACCCAAAGCTCGCGAACAGTCTCGAGCTCGACTCCGAGGCAGGCGTGTTCTGTGCCTACGGCGACCGGCCCTTGCTGAGTCAGGCCCAGCTGTCGCTCGAGCCGTACGTGATGGACACGGAGCGGATGTCGGCGCTGCTCGACCGTGCCGACGCCGAGGGAATCCACCTCGAGGGACTGGCCGACCCGACTCCGGCCGAACGTCCCGGCCTTCTCTCGCGACTGTTCCGGCGCCATGACTGA
- a CDS encoding PHP domain-containing protein, whose product MEDLGAVDALKEIAFWLERSRSSSYRVEAFRNAAAAIEHLSDDEIATRTRNGALKRLKGVGDRTFGVIRQVVDGVVPDYLAELRDEGASPLASGGADLRARLRGDLHSHSDWSDGGSSIAEMARVARWRGREYQVLTDHSPRLTIAHGLTAERLAEQLDVVAEVDAEHDDFRLLSGIEVDIHDDGSLDQTDEMLDRLDVVVASVHSKLRMDRTAMTRRMMTAVADPHTNVLGHCTGRLVEGGRGKRPQSEFNAKAVFAACAEFDVAVEINSRPERQDPPDPLIQLALDAGCLFAIDTDAHAPGQLDFLDLGAERADAAGVPADRIVTTWPVDRLLEWSHAKR is encoded by the coding sequence ATGGAGGACCTCGGCGCCGTCGACGCTCTGAAGGAGATCGCGTTCTGGCTCGAGCGGTCACGCTCGTCGTCCTACCGGGTCGAGGCCTTCCGCAACGCGGCCGCCGCGATCGAGCACCTGTCCGACGACGAGATCGCCACTCGGACGCGCAACGGTGCGCTCAAGCGACTCAAGGGCGTCGGCGACCGGACGTTCGGGGTGATCCGCCAGGTCGTCGACGGCGTCGTCCCCGACTACCTCGCCGAGCTGAGGGACGAGGGAGCGTCCCCGCTGGCCTCCGGCGGGGCCGACCTCCGCGCCCGGCTGAGGGGCGACCTGCACAGCCACTCCGACTGGTCCGACGGCGGATCGTCGATCGCCGAGATGGCGCGCGTGGCCCGGTGGCGAGGACGCGAGTACCAGGTGCTGACCGACCACTCGCCGCGTCTGACGATCGCGCACGGGCTGACCGCCGAGCGATTGGCCGAGCAGCTCGACGTCGTCGCCGAGGTCGACGCGGAGCACGACGACTTCCGGCTGCTGAGCGGCATCGAGGTCGACATCCACGACGACGGCAGCCTCGACCAGACCGACGAGATGCTCGACCGTCTCGACGTCGTCGTGGCCAGCGTGCACTCCAAGCTGAGGATGGATCGCACGGCCATGACCCGCCGGATGATGACGGCCGTCGCCGACCCGCACACCAACGTCCTCGGTCACTGCACGGGTCGTCTCGTGGAGGGCGGACGCGGCAAGCGTCCGCAGTCGGAGTTCAACGCCAAGGCCGTGTTCGCGGCGTGCGCCGAGTTCGACGTCGCCGTCGAGATCAACTCGCGGCCCGAGCGGCAGGACCCGCCCGACCCGCTGATCCAGCTCGCGCTCGACGCGGGCTGCCTGTTCGCGATCGACACCGACGCGCACGCCCCGGGTCAGCTCGACTTCCTCGACCTCGGGGCCGAGCGCGCCGACGCCGCGGGCGTGCCGGCCGACCGCATCGTCACGACGTGGCCCGTCGACCGTCTGCTGGAGTGGTCACACGCCAAGCGGTGA
- a CDS encoding pentapeptide repeat-containing protein — translation MDRLELVADCGSCFGLCCVALAFERSADFPVDKDAGEPCVNLDDGFGCSIHATLRDVGYRGCTVYDCFGAGQQVSQVTFGGMSWREAPETSAAMFAALPIMRQLHEMLWYLAEAAARPEAATLRDKIARLRESTVELTQADADVLDGIDLPAHRDRVSPVLQQASALVREPHDGPDHRGAAMLGAKRRGARLRGADFRGALLIAADLRDADLRSSDLLGADLRDARLDGADLTDCLFLTQTQVSSAQGDAATRIPPALRRPAHWVASP, via the coding sequence GTGGATCGACTCGAGCTCGTCGCCGACTGCGGCAGCTGCTTCGGGCTGTGCTGCGTCGCCCTCGCGTTCGAGCGGTCGGCCGACTTCCCGGTCGACAAGGACGCCGGTGAGCCCTGCGTCAACCTCGACGACGGCTTCGGCTGCTCGATCCACGCGACGCTGCGCGACGTCGGCTACCGCGGGTGCACCGTGTACGACTGCTTCGGTGCCGGTCAACAGGTCTCGCAGGTGACCTTCGGCGGCATGAGCTGGCGCGAGGCCCCCGAAACCTCGGCGGCGATGTTCGCTGCGCTGCCGATCATGCGGCAGCTGCACGAGATGCTCTGGTACCTCGCCGAGGCCGCCGCGCGGCCGGAGGCGGCGACGCTGCGCGACAAGATCGCACGCCTCCGCGAGAGCACCGTCGAGCTGACACAGGCCGATGCCGACGTCCTCGACGGGATCGACCTGCCGGCGCACCGCGATCGGGTGTCCCCGGTGCTGCAGCAAGCCAGTGCCCTGGTTCGAGAACCGCACGACGGCCCCGACCACCGTGGTGCGGCCATGCTCGGTGCGAAGCGGCGGGGTGCCCGGCTGCGCGGCGCGGACTTCCGTGGCGCGTTGCTGATCGCCGCCGATCTGCGCGACGCCGACCTCAGGTCGTCCGACCTGCTGGGTGCCGACCTGCGTGACGCCCGGCTCGATGGTGCTGACCTGACGGACTGCCTCTTCCTCACCCAGACGCAGGTGTCGTCGGCGCAGGGCGATGCGGCGACGCGCATACCGCCGGCACTGCGGCGTCCGGCGCACTGGGTCGCGTCGCCGTAG
- a CDS encoding acylphosphatase, protein MTRRHVFVRGTVQGVFFRASCQQEAARIGVAGWVANRPDGSVEAVFEGADEAVNRMVSWCRSGPPRAAVDDVEVVDEEPRGDSGFEVR, encoded by the coding sequence ATGACTCGTCGTCACGTCTTCGTCCGCGGGACCGTGCAGGGCGTCTTCTTCCGCGCATCCTGCCAGCAGGAGGCGGCTCGCATCGGCGTCGCCGGCTGGGTCGCGAACCGTCCGGACGGATCCGTCGAGGCAGTGTTCGAGGGCGCGGACGAGGCGGTCAACCGCATGGTGTCGTGGTGCCGCTCGGGTCCTCCCCGAGCCGCTGTCGACGACGTCGAGGTGGTCGACGAGGAGCCTCGAGGCGACTCCGGCTTCGAGGTGCGCTGA
- a CDS encoding HNH endonuclease signature motif containing protein, whose translation MLIEQLSSLTDEVAALEPWTLTGAEVREVIAAVQTTRTALDAVMSRLAGCADDMGLPKDDGASSTTAWLANSANITKGAASKLVGMAKVTGERTESTRAAWASGQLSTEQASIIMKAIAALPDWCGDVERGDAEAHLIALAAEHDLDGLQRLANRVLEVIDPDGFDEHLGEQLRAQEERARARTRFQMGRRGDGTTHGSFVVPDTDADTLRAAIEGIIAPRRNQLAAESFGMGADDWAGLPRDQKMGHAFTELINHLPTDALPLAGGLAATVAVMVDVDDLRTGQGTATTTSGTTMSATKAQRLACNANLVAMYLDSDKRVIDLGTTRRLYDRHQRLVLATRDGGCVFPKCDRPPSWCEAHHLNFWSENGPTDLDNAALLCHFHHHLVHEGQWSAHMGDDGIVELIPPANIDPEQRPQRHSRFASQQPRAG comes from the coding sequence ATGTTGATCGAGCAGCTGTCCAGCCTGACCGATGAGGTCGCTGCGCTCGAACCGTGGACGTTGACCGGCGCGGAGGTGCGTGAGGTGATCGCTGCGGTGCAGACGACTCGCACCGCGTTGGACGCTGTCATGTCACGCCTGGCCGGGTGTGCCGATGACATGGGGTTGCCGAAGGACGACGGTGCGTCGTCGACCACAGCGTGGTTGGCGAATTCGGCGAACATCACGAAGGGTGCTGCGTCCAAGCTGGTCGGGATGGCGAAGGTCACCGGCGAGCGTACTGAGTCGACCCGTGCCGCGTGGGCGTCCGGTCAGCTCAGCACTGAGCAGGCCTCGATCATCATGAAAGCCATCGCCGCGTTGCCGGACTGGTGCGGCGACGTCGAGCGTGGTGACGCCGAAGCCCACCTCATCGCGTTGGCCGCCGAGCATGACCTCGATGGGTTGCAGCGTCTGGCGAACCGGGTGCTCGAAGTCATCGACCCCGACGGATTCGACGAACACCTCGGCGAACAACTCCGCGCGCAGGAAGAACGGGCCCGTGCCCGCACCAGGTTCCAGATGGGCCGGCGTGGTGACGGCACCACCCACGGGTCCTTCGTCGTGCCCGACACCGACGCCGACACCCTCAGAGCAGCGATCGAAGGAATCATCGCCCCACGCCGCAACCAGTTGGCTGCCGAATCGTTCGGCATGGGAGCCGACGACTGGGCCGGCCTGCCCCGCGATCAGAAGATGGGCCACGCCTTCACCGAGCTCATCAACCACCTACCCACCGACGCGCTACCTCTGGCCGGGGGTCTCGCGGCGACCGTCGCGGTGATGGTCGACGTCGACGACCTCCGCACAGGTCAAGGCACCGCGACCACCACCTCGGGCACCACGATGTCCGCGACCAAAGCCCAGAGGCTGGCCTGCAACGCCAACCTCGTCGCGATGTACCTCGACAGCGACAAACGCGTCATCGATCTGGGCACCACCCGCCGCCTCTACGACCGCCACCAACGACTCGTCCTGGCCACCCGCGACGGCGGCTGCGTCTTCCCCAAGTGCGACCGCCCACCGTCCTGGTGCGAAGCACACCACCTGAACTTCTGGTCCGAGAACGGACCCACCGACCTCGACAACGCCGCCCTGCTCTGCCACTTTCATCACCACCTCGTGCATGAAGGCCAATGGTCCGCACACATGGGAGACGACGGCATCGTCGAACTCATCCCACCGGCCAACATCGACCCCGAGCAACGACCACAACGCCACTCACGCTTCGCATCACAGCAACCCCGCGCCGGATGA
- a CDS encoding GNAT family N-acetyltransferase, with protein MQPVIELDELVLRDFTRGDVALVQSASTTSIPDTTTVPSTAGVAEALEYIERQQGRLSSGRSYAYCVARAGDDVAVGYVGLNLRNVDRGRASLGYWVGQDHRGHGYAAQALTGLAQWASCVLEIPRLELYVEPRNVASIRTAERAGFEREGLLRSWETVAGVRRDMWMYSLIA; from the coding sequence GTGCAGCCGGTGATCGAGCTGGACGAGTTGGTGCTGCGCGACTTCACGCGAGGTGACGTCGCTCTGGTGCAGTCAGCCTCGACGACCTCGATCCCCGACACGACCACGGTGCCGAGCACGGCCGGCGTCGCTGAAGCCCTCGAGTACATCGAACGGCAGCAGGGACGGTTGTCGTCGGGCCGCAGCTACGCCTACTGCGTCGCCCGTGCCGGCGACGACGTGGCTGTCGGCTACGTCGGCCTGAACCTGCGGAATGTCGATCGTGGACGTGCCTCGCTCGGGTACTGGGTGGGCCAAGACCACCGTGGACACGGATACGCGGCCCAGGCGCTGACGGGTCTCGCTCAGTGGGCGAGCTGTGTGCTGGAGATCCCACGGCTCGAGCTGTACGTCGAGCCGCGGAACGTCGCGTCGATCCGCACGGCAGAGCGAGCTGGCTTCGAGCGTGAGGGGCTGCTCAGGTCGTGGGAGACCGTGGCGGGTGTACGCCGCGACATGTGGATGTACTCGCTGATCGCCTGA
- the era gene encoding GTPase Era, whose translation MSGEGTTAHRSGFACFVGRPNAGKSTLTNALVGGKIAITSSKPQTTRHAIRGLVNRPDAQLVLVDTPGLHKPHTLLGERLNALVRSTWSEVDTIGMCLPANESVGEGDKFLMRELAQLQKSGQGRKKPIFAISTKIDLVKPDRLRDHLLSIQQASADLGLQFQEIIPVSAVSDDQVDLLADLLVGTLPDGPALYPEGQLTDEPEETLIAEIIREAALEGVRDEMPHSIAVVVDEMVPRPDRPADKPLVDVRVNVYVERDSQKGIIIGKQGARLRQIGSDSRAQIENILGTPVFLDLHVKVAKEWQRDPKQLRKLGF comes from the coding sequence ATGAGCGGCGAGGGCACGACAGCGCACCGCTCGGGCTTCGCCTGCTTCGTGGGCCGGCCCAATGCCGGCAAGTCGACTCTCACCAACGCCCTGGTGGGCGGCAAGATCGCGATCACGTCGTCGAAGCCGCAGACCACGCGGCACGCGATCCGCGGCCTGGTCAACCGACCCGACGCCCAGCTCGTGCTGGTCGACACGCCCGGCCTGCACAAGCCGCACACGCTGCTCGGAGAGCGGCTCAACGCGCTCGTCCGGTCGACGTGGTCGGAGGTCGACACGATCGGCATGTGCCTGCCGGCCAACGAGAGCGTCGGCGAGGGCGACAAGTTCCTGATGCGTGAGCTGGCCCAGCTGCAGAAGTCGGGCCAGGGGCGCAAGAAGCCGATCTTCGCGATCTCGACCAAGATCGACCTCGTCAAGCCCGATCGCCTGCGCGACCACCTGCTGTCGATCCAGCAGGCCAGCGCCGATCTGGGCCTGCAGTTCCAGGAGATCATCCCGGTGTCAGCCGTCTCCGACGACCAGGTCGACCTGCTGGCCGATCTGCTGGTCGGCACGCTGCCCGACGGTCCCGCGCTCTACCCCGAAGGTCAGCTCACCGACGAGCCCGAGGAGACGCTGATCGCCGAGATCATCCGGGAGGCGGCGCTCGAGGGCGTGCGCGACGAGATGCCGCACTCGATCGCCGTCGTCGTCGACGAGATGGTGCCGCGCCCCGACCGGCCGGCCGACAAGCCACTGGTCGACGTCCGCGTCAACGTCTACGTCGAGCGCGACAGCCAGAAGGGCATCATCATCGGCAAGCAGGGTGCCCGGCTGCGCCAGATCGGCAGCGACTCCCGCGCCCAGATCGAGAACATCCTCGGCACGCCAGTCTTCCTCGACCTGCACGTCAAGGTCGCCAAGGAGTGGCAGCGCGACCCCAAGCAGCTGCGCAAGCTCGGTTTCTGA
- a CDS encoding cytidine deaminase, whose amino-acid sequence MDLSPEDAKLVTLARASRARTQAEHGAAVRDQDGRTYVASTVALPSIRVDALDLAVAMAVSSGATGIEAAALVGEMVPEPVVNGTAVRDVSGHGISVFLADPQGAVVKVKTT is encoded by the coding sequence ATGGATCTCAGTCCTGAGGACGCCAAGCTCGTGACGCTGGCCCGTGCCTCGCGCGCCCGCACCCAGGCCGAGCACGGAGCCGCGGTGCGCGACCAGGACGGTCGCACGTACGTCGCGTCGACCGTCGCCCTGCCGTCGATCCGCGTCGACGCTCTCGACCTCGCGGTCGCGATGGCGGTGTCGTCGGGTGCGACCGGCATCGAGGCCGCCGCCCTCGTGGGCGAGATGGTGCCCGAGCCCGTCGTGAACGGCACGGCCGTGCGCGACGTGTCGGGTCACGGCATCAGCGTGTTCCTCGCCGATCCGCAGGGCGCGGTCGTGAAGGTCAAGACCACATGA